The sequence below is a genomic window from Halomonas halophila.
GCGCTGATGGAGTCCAACATCGAGGAGCCGCTGACCACCCACGAGCTGGCCGAGCACCTGGGCATCTCGCGGCGCCAGCTCGAGCGGCTGTTCAAGAAGCACCTGCAGGCGGTGCCCAGCCGCTACTACCTCAACCTGCGCCTCCAGCAGGCCCGCAGGCAGCTGCGCGAGAGCGACCGCCCGGCCGGCGAGATCGCCCTGCAGACCGGCTTTTCCTCGGCGGCGCACTTCTCCACCGCCTATCGCAACCACTTCGGCATCACGCCCCGGGAAGAGCGTCTGGGCTGAGGGTTTCGGTGTCGTCAGGCGTGCTTTTGCGCCAGCAGGGCGCGGAACAAGGAGCCCATCATCACCGGGCGGTCGGCCTCTATGACGAAGCCGGCGTCTTCCAGCAGCGGCCGCGCCTGGCGGGTGATGTCGGTGGCGATGGCCGAGGTGACGAGGTTCAACGCGCGTCGGCCGAGCCCGGCCGGACGCGCGTCGGCCTGGAACTTGTCCATCACGCACAGCTGGCCGTTGTCGGCCAGCACCCGGTGTGCCTCGGCGAGGCCGCGGGCCGGGTCGGGCATCACCGCCAGGATCAGGTGCATCACCACCACGTCGAAGTGGCCGTCGGGATAGTCGAGGGCCTCGGCGTCCATCACGTCGGCCTGGACGTCGCGATGCAGCGCCCCGGCGCGCCGTTCGAGGCGCCGGATCATGGCCGGGCTGAGATCGGTGGCGTGCAGCTCGATGTCCCGTGGCAGCCAGGGCAGGTCGAGCCCGGTGCCGGCACCCACCAGCAGCACGCGCATGCCGGGGCGCCAGTGCACCTGTCCGAGCGCGGCCTGCCGGGCGCGGCGAAAGGCGCGCTCGGCCACGGCATCGTAGATCGGGGCATAGGCGTCGTAGCGCAGCCGGTTCCAGGCGGTGGTATTGAACATCCAGAAGCCTCCTCGGTCTGGCGTCACCTTAGCCGATCGCACCGTGAGGCGCCTCGACGGGCGCCTGCTTTTTTCACAAGTCGTCGTCCCATTGCTGAAAGACCCTCGGCAGGGGGCTCCCTATACTCGAATGATCCCCGATTCATCCTGAACGAGTTCGGCTCGAGACAACGGAGAACGTCATGACCCACACCCCGACCCGCAGCGATTTCGACCAGTACATGGTGCCCAACTACTCACCGCAGAAGACCATCCCGGTGCGCGGCGAGGGCAGCCGCCTGTGGGATCAGGAAGGCCGTGAGTACATCGACTTCGCCGGCGGCATCGCGGTGAACGCCCTGGGCCACTGCCATCCGGTGCTGGTGAACGCGCTCAAGGCGCAGGCCGACAAGCTGTGGCACCTCTCTAACGTCTATACCAACGAGCCGGCACTTGAGCTGGCGCGTACCCTGGTCGAGCGCACCTTCGCCGACAAGGTCTTCCTGTGCTCCTCCGGGGGCGAGGCCAACGAGGCCGCGCTGAAGCTGGCGCGCCGCTGGGCCTACAACACCCATGGCGAGCACAAGGACAAGATCATCTCCTTCCGCCAGTCGTTCCACGGCCGCACCTTCTTCACTGTCAGCGTCGGCGGCCAGCCCAAGTACGCCCAGGGGTTCGGGCCGGTGCCGGGCGGCATCATTCATGCCGAGTTCAATGACCTCGAGGCGGTGCGCGAGCTGATGGGCGACGACACCTGCGCGGTGATGGTCGAGCCGATGCAGGGCGAGGGCGGCATCCTGCCCGCCGCCCCCGAGTTCCTGCAGGGCCTGCGTGCGCTGTGCGACGAGCACGACGCCCTGCTGATCTTCGACGAGGTGCAGACCGGCGTGGGCCGTTCCGGCACGCTGTTCGCCTACATGCAGTACGGCGTGACCCCGGACATCCTGAGCAGTGCCAAGTCGCTGGGCGGTGGCTTCCCGGTGGGCGCCATGCTGACCACCGACCGTATCGCGCCGGCCATGGCCATCGGTACTCACGGCTCCACCTACGGCGGCAATGCCCTGGCCTCCGCCGTGGCCCTGGCTGCCGTGGAGCACATCGACACCCCCGAGGTGCTGGAGGGCGTCAAGCGTCGCCACGACCTGTTCCGCGAGCATCTCGAGACCATCAACCGCAAGCACGGCGTGTTCAAGGACATTCGCGGCATGGGCCTGCTGATCGGCGCCGAGATGACCGATGCCTACGAGGGCCGCGCCAAGGACATCCTGCCGCTGGCCATCGACGAGGGCCTGATGGCGCTGGTCGCCGGCCCCAACGTGCTGCGCATGGCGCCGTCGCTGGTGATCCCCGAGGCCGACATCGCCGAGGGCATGGCGCGCCTGGAGCGGGCCATCGCCCGGCTGGTGGCATCCGAGTGAGCCGCGGCCACGCCATGGACGCATCGGAATCATCCGCGGGAGGCCAAGCCATGCTGGTCGTACGTCCCACCCGGCCGGCGGACCTGCCGGCCCTGGAGCGGCTGGCGGGCAACGCCTCGCCGCGCCTGACCAACCTGCCGGCCCATCGAGACCGCCTCGAGGAGCGCATCATGCGCTCCCAGCGGGCCTTCGAGGCCGAGGTGGAGTTTCCCGGCGACGAGCACTACACCTTCGTGCTCGAGGACCTGGAGCGCGGCGAGGTGGTGGGCACCGCCACCGTGCGTGCCCAGGCCGGCGCCCGGGAGGCCTACTACACCTATCGCCAGGAAACCCTGATTCACGCCTCGCAGCAGCTCGACGTGCGCCGCGAGGTGCAGACCCTGTCGCTGTCCCACGAGGTCTCCGAGGCGAGCCTGCTGTGTGCCTACTCGCTGGACCCGCGCTACCGCGGCACCAGTGCCGAGAGCCTGCTGCGCCGGGCGCGGCTGATGTTCATCGCCCAGTACCCGGAGCGCTTCGCCGAGATCCTGGCGATGGCCTTTCCCGGCTTCCTGGACGACGACCAGCAGTCGCCGTTCTGGAACAGCGTGGGGCGTCACTTCTTCCAGCGCGACTACCAGGAGATCAACTACGTGGCCGGGGTCCGCTCGAAGAGCTTCATCGCCGAGGTGATGCCCCAGTTCCCGCTCTACCTGGCGCTGCTCACGCCCCAGGCGCGGGCCGCTATCGGCCGTGAGCACCCGGACCACGAGGCGGCACTCGACGAGATGCTGGCCGAGGGCTTCCTGCGTTCGCGCCACGTCGACATCTTCGATGCCGGCCCGGTGATCAAGGCCGAGCGCGAGCGGCTCGAGAGCTTCCGCCGCGCCGCCTGGCACCCGGTCCGTATCCGCCCGGCCCACTCGCTGCCGGACGCCGAGCCGGCGATGGTCGCCAACCAGCGTCTCGACGACTTCCGCTGCGTGGTGGCGCGCTATGCGCTGTCGCCCACCGGCCAGCTGATGCTGTCGCCGGAGCACGCCGAACGGCTCGGCGTGGAGGAGGGCCGCGCCGTGCTGGCCGCGCCGCTCGGCCTGCCGGGCGACGCCGACGACCCGGGCTACGACGAGGGAGAGCTGTGATGCGCATTCGACCGATCGCCCCGTCCGACCTGGACGAGCTGCAGGCGGTGGCCCGGGAGACCGGGGTGGGCTTCACCTCGCTGCCCGACAACCGCGACTTCCTGGCCGCCAAGATCGACACCGCGGTCAGCGCCTTTGCCCAGCAGACGCCGGTGGACCAGCGCCTCTACTTCTTCGTGCTCGAGGACGAGGCCAGTGGCAAGCTGGCCGGCTGCTGCGCCATCGAGGGCCAGGTGGGCCGCGAGGTGCCTTTCTATCACTACCGGCTGGGCACCCTGGCGCACTCCTCGGTGCAGCTCGACCTGCACCGCACCATCGACACCCTGTTCCTGAGCTCGGACCACACCGGCGACGCCGAAGTGGCCTCGCTGTTCCTGCGCCCCGAGTATCGCGGCGGCGACCGCCGGCACGAGCGCAACGGCGCGCTGCTGTCGATGGTGCGCTGGCTGTTCATGGCCCAGTTCCGCGACAGCTTCCCCGACAAGGTGCTGGCCGAGATGCGCGGCAGGTTCGACGCCGAGGGCAGGAGCCCGTTCTGGGAGTGCCTGGGCAGCAACTTCTTCCCCATGGACTTCAACGAGGCCGACCGGCTCACGGGGCTGGGGCAGAAGAGCTTTATCGGCGAGCTGATGCCCAAGTTCCCGATCTACACCCCCTTCCTCTCCGAGGAGGCCCGGGCCTGCATCGGCGAGGTCCACGAGCACACCCGCCCGGCGCTGGCGATGCTCAAGAAGGAGGGCCTGCGCTGGGAAGGGTTTATCGACATCTTCGATGGTGGCCCCACCGTGGAGGCCTACATCGACGACGTGCGCGGCGTGCGCCTGTCGCGGACCTGCCGCGTGGAGATCAAGGCCGACGAACTCGAGCAGGCCGAACGGCCGCGCTGGCTGGCCGCGACCACCTCCATGGCCGGCTTCCGCGCGGCCTGGCTGGGCCGCGGACCCGACGACGACGGCGTGGTGACGCTGAGCGAGGCCGAGGCGGCACGCCTCGAGGTCGCCGCCGGCGACACCCTGCGTATTCTGGATAGCGACGAGGAGGCGTGATGAAGGCGATGCAACGGCTGCTGATCGGCGGCGAGTGGCAGGACGGCGAGGCCGAGGGCTTCGCCAAGCAGGACCCGGTCTCGGGCGAGACGCTGTGGCAGGGCCACGCCGCCTCCGAGGCTCAGGTGGGCGCCGCCGTCGAGGCCGCCCGCGCCGCCTTCCCGGCCTGGGCGCGGCAGACGTTCGAGGCGCGCCAGGCGCTGGTCGAGCGCTTCCGCGAGGTGCTCGAGAGCCACCGCGAGGACCTGGCCACGGCGATCGCCGGCGAGACCGGCAAGCCGCTGTGGGAGGCCCGCACCGAGGTCGGCGCGATGATCGGCAAGGTGGCGATCTCGATCCGCGCCTACCAGGAGCGCACCGGCGAGCGCGAGCGCGACCTGGGCGAGGCCCGGGCGGTGCTGCGCCATCGGCCCCACGGCGTGATGGCGGTGTTCGGCCCCTACAACTTCCCCGGCCACCTGCCCAACGGCCACATGGTGCCGGCGCTGCTGGCCGGCAATACCGTGGTCTTCAAGCCCAGCGAGCAGACCCCGCTGACCGCCGACCTGACGCTGCAGTGCTGGCGCGAGGCCGGCCTGCCCGAGGGCGTGATCAACCTGGTGCAGGGCGCGGCCCCGGTGGGCCAGGCGCTGTCCTCCCACACCGGCATCGACGGCCTGCTGTTCACCGGCAGCGCCAAGGTCGGCGGCCTGCTGCACCAGCAGTTCGCCGGCCAGATGGACAAGATCCTGGCCCTCGAGCTCGGCGGCAACAACCCACTGGTGATCAAGGACGTGCCCGACCAGGACGCCGCCGTGCTGACCATCCTGCAGTCGGCCTTCCTGTCCGGCGGCCAGCGCTGCACCTGCGCGCGCCGGCTGATCGTGCCGGAAGGGCAGGTGGGCGATCACCTGCTGGACGCCCTGAGTGACGCCATCTCGCGGCTCCACGTGGCCGGCCAGTTCAGCGAGCCGGCGCCGTTCTATGGCGGCCTGGTCAGCGTGGCCGCCGCCGACGGCCTGCTGGCGGCCCAGGACGACCTCGAGGCCCGCGGCGGCAGCGTGCTCGCGCGCATGCAGCGCCTGGAGGAGAACACCAGCCTGCTCACGCCGGCGCTGATCGACGTCACCGGCCTGGAGGTGCCCGACGAGGAGCACTTCGGACCGCTGCTCAAGGTCCATCGCTACCGCGACTGGGACGAGGCGATGGCATTGGCCAACGACACCCGCTACGGCCTCTCCGCCGGGCTGATCGGCGGCGAGCGCGAG
It includes:
- a CDS encoding class I SAM-dependent methyltransferase — protein: MFNTTAWNRLRYDAYAPIYDAVAERAFRRARQAALGQVHWRPGMRVLLVGAGTGLDLPWLPRDIELHATDLSPAMIRRLERRAGALHRDVQADVMDAEALDYPDGHFDVVVMHLILAVMPDPARGLAEAHRVLADNGQLCVMDKFQADARPAGLGRRALNLVTSAIATDITRQARPLLEDAGFVIEADRPVMMGSLFRALLAQKHA
- a CDS encoding aspartate aminotransferase family protein, encoding MTHTPTRSDFDQYMVPNYSPQKTIPVRGEGSRLWDQEGREYIDFAGGIAVNALGHCHPVLVNALKAQADKLWHLSNVYTNEPALELARTLVERTFADKVFLCSSGGEANEAALKLARRWAYNTHGEHKDKIISFRQSFHGRTFFTVSVGGQPKYAQGFGPVPGGIIHAEFNDLEAVRELMGDDTCAVMVEPMQGEGGILPAAPEFLQGLRALCDEHDALLIFDEVQTGVGRSGTLFAYMQYGVTPDILSSAKSLGGGFPVGAMLTTDRIAPAMAIGTHGSTYGGNALASAVALAAVEHIDTPEVLEGVKRRHDLFREHLETINRKHGVFKDIRGMGLLIGAEMTDAYEGRAKDILPLAIDEGLMALVAGPNVLRMAPSLVIPEADIAEGMARLERAIARLVASE
- the astD gene encoding succinylglutamate-semialdehyde dehydrogenase; the protein is MKAMQRLLIGGEWQDGEAEGFAKQDPVSGETLWQGHAASEAQVGAAVEAARAAFPAWARQTFEARQALVERFREVLESHREDLATAIAGETGKPLWEARTEVGAMIGKVAISIRAYQERTGERERDLGEARAVLRHRPHGVMAVFGPYNFPGHLPNGHMVPALLAGNTVVFKPSEQTPLTADLTLQCWREAGLPEGVINLVQGAAPVGQALSSHTGIDGLLFTGSAKVGGLLHQQFAGQMDKILALELGGNNPLVIKDVPDQDAAVLTILQSAFLSGGQRCTCARRLIVPEGQVGDHLLDALSDAISRLHVAGQFSEPAPFYGGLVSVAAADGLLAAQDDLEARGGSVLARMQRLEENTSLLTPALIDVTGLEVPDEEHFGPLLKVHRYRDWDEAMALANDTRYGLSAGLIGGEREDWDDFLLRIRAGIVNWNRQTTGASGDAPFGGVGDSGNHRPSAYYAADYCAYPVASMESEALSLPDKLPPGVTL
- the astA gene encoding arginine N-succinyltransferase, translating into MRIRPIAPSDLDELQAVARETGVGFTSLPDNRDFLAAKIDTAVSAFAQQTPVDQRLYFFVLEDEASGKLAGCCAIEGQVGREVPFYHYRLGTLAHSSVQLDLHRTIDTLFLSSDHTGDAEVASLFLRPEYRGGDRRHERNGALLSMVRWLFMAQFRDSFPDKVLAEMRGRFDAEGRSPFWECLGSNFFPMDFNEADRLTGLGQKSFIGELMPKFPIYTPFLSEEARACIGEVHEHTRPALAMLKKEGLRWEGFIDIFDGGPTVEAYIDDVRGVRLSRTCRVEIKADELEQAERPRWLAATTSMAGFRAAWLGRGPDDDGVVTLSEAEAARLEVAAGDTLRILDSDEEA
- a CDS encoding arginine N-succinyltransferase, with amino-acid sequence MLVVRPTRPADLPALERLAGNASPRLTNLPAHRDRLEERIMRSQRAFEAEVEFPGDEHYTFVLEDLERGEVVGTATVRAQAGAREAYYTYRQETLIHASQQLDVRREVQTLSLSHEVSEASLLCAYSLDPRYRGTSAESLLRRARLMFIAQYPERFAEILAMAFPGFLDDDQQSPFWNSVGRHFFQRDYQEINYVAGVRSKSFIAEVMPQFPLYLALLTPQARAAIGREHPDHEAALDEMLAEGFLRSRHVDIFDAGPVIKAERERLESFRRAAWHPVRIRPAHSLPDAEPAMVANQRLDDFRCVVARYALSPTGQLMLSPEHAERLGVEEGRAVLAAPLGLPGDADDPGYDEGEL